One stretch of Meiothermus sp. QL-1 DNA includes these proteins:
- a CDS encoding carboxymuconolactone decarboxylase family protein produces MSVRKAIWGENFEAIEAALSEADPDLYGYIRDFVYEEVLARPGLDLKTRELLAITSLIALGAPKEIATHLEGALRNGASEQEVRETIIQSAIFVGFPRALAAMKTFQALLRKRKEPRRG; encoded by the coding sequence ATGAGCGTGCGCAAGGCCATCTGGGGCGAGAATTTCGAGGCCATCGAGGCCGCCCTCAGCGAAGCCGACCCCGACCTCTACGGCTACATCCGCGACTTCGTCTACGAAGAGGTGCTGGCCCGACCCGGGCTGGACCTCAAGACCCGCGAGCTTCTAGCCATCACCAGCCTGATCGCCCTGGGGGCCCCAAAGGAGATCGCCACCCACCTCGAAGGAGCCCTGCGCAACGGGGCCAGCGAGCAGGAGGTGCGGGAGACCATCATCCAGTCGGCCATCTTCGTGGGCTTTCCCCGCGCCCTGGCAGCCATGAAAACCTTCCAGGCCCTCCTGCGCAAGCGAAAGGAACCGAGGAGGGGTTAG
- a CDS encoding HAD family hydrolase, which yields MIRAVLFDVGDTLILGHPKLWLWPLLEARGLAAKADPTRLPQATREAYAHYALHHMQATDEATALAFWRSFHRRIMEGIGLGEHAEAVADYLAQNWQNPQVWPVTPGAREALAELRGLGFKLGVVSNWDWTLPGVLRATGLAEFFDYIGVSALEGVAKPDPRFFAIVLEALGVRPAEAVHVGDSKDDIQGARAAGVHPLLFDPYRRNPHAMGELAQVVAYVARRAGIDVPTQNPKD from the coding sequence ATGATCCGCGCCGTCCTCTTCGATGTGGGCGATACCCTGATCCTGGGGCATCCCAAACTTTGGCTGTGGCCCCTTCTGGAGGCCCGGGGCCTGGCGGCGAAGGCCGACCCCACGCGCCTGCCCCAGGCCACCCGCGAGGCCTATGCCCACTACGCCCTGCACCACATGCAGGCCACCGATGAGGCCACCGCCTTGGCCTTCTGGCGCTCCTTTCACCGCAGAATCATGGAGGGGATAGGTCTGGGGGAGCACGCCGAAGCGGTGGCCGACTACCTGGCCCAGAACTGGCAGAACCCCCAGGTCTGGCCCGTGACCCCGGGGGCCAGGGAGGCGCTGGCCGAGCTCCGGGGGCTGGGCTTCAAACTCGGGGTGGTCTCCAACTGGGACTGGACCCTGCCGGGGGTTTTGCGCGCCACCGGTCTGGCAGAGTTTTTCGATTACATCGGGGTCTCGGCCCTGGAAGGGGTGGCCAAGCCGGACCCGAGGTTCTTCGCCATCGTGCTAGAAGCGCTGGGGGTAAGGCCTGCAGAGGCCGTTCACGTGGGCGACTCAAAGGATGACATCCAGGGCGCACGGGCCGCTGGGGTACACCCCCTGCTCTTTGACCCCTACCGGCGGAACCCCCACGCCATGGGCGAGCTGGCCCAGGTGGTGGCCTACGTTGCCAGGCGGGCCGGAATTGACGTCCCTACTCAAAACCCGAAAGACTGA